Within the Maribacter sp. BPC-D8 genome, the region ACGGATGATAATATATCAGCATCCCCTAAAAAGTGAACATTTGGGCAGAAAGTTTGATCCAGAATAAAAACGGGATCCATAGCTTCACTCCCACTTGCCGTTTTTCGTTTAGCACTTAAAACATCTCTTAGTTTATGAACATCTGGCACTTCAACCCTCGGGTTTGTCGGTATTTCGGCAATGATAAATGGTATAGCATCTTCTTTTGCTAGTTTATCTAAAACGATAGCAATACTTTGTACCATATCGTTGTCTCCATCAACAGGTAAATCGACGATTTCAATAGCATCGCTACAAGCAGCAACACGTCTTGCTTGGTCGTTTGTACCACCATAACAATTTGGGGGAACAACAATTTTAATCGCTTTGCCTTTATGATATTCCATAGCATGATCAACCAATCCCATCATAATGGCATATTGAATGGATAATCCGCTTGAAGCTACCAGCGGAGTTGTATTGGTACTACTAACCTCTCTAATTAAATCTAACACCACTGCCTTGTTCTCAGCTGCATTTGATTTCTGAATATCTGAAGAAGGTTGTTTCACCAAAGACTGTAAAGCAGCAAGACAGTTTGCCGGAGTCATGGCTACAGTCTCTCTTCTTCTCACATGCTGAATATCTGAAATATATGTTTTATTATGCTCTCCATTCACCAATAGAACACTACCTAAATCACCATGAAGGTTGACATAAAAATCAATATTCAGATTTAGATCAACAGCGGCAATCTCCTCTTGGTTTGATACAAAAATCGTACTACCATCAAACGCTACTATATCTGCAACATTATCAACTTTCTTTAATTCAAAAGTATAACCGTAAACTGTTCGTAATACTGCTTCATCAAAAGAACTAGGTAACTCTCCCGTATAAGCAATAAGCGTATTTCTATTCTTTAATAAATTTGTTCTAAGGATGGATAAAATAGGAGTCGTCTTTGACAAAAAACTAATCACCTGGTCTGGTGCTAGGTTGTTCAAATTACCGATAGCCCATTCTAAAACACAAGACAATGGGTGACCAAGCCGGATGTAATCATAAGCCGTAGGTAAATTACGAAGAGCAGCTGTGTCAGAATTATTTTCTTTAGCTAAATTTTCAAACTGATTTAAGAACTGAACTTTAGCCAATTCTTCATTGTAAATATCTAACCGATGCGTAGTTAGGTTCAACCAATCACTTGGCATATTTTCTAATACATCTTTAATATAACTCTTCATTCTAATAGCCTCCATAGTTCTTGTCTTTAGACCCTTCGAAATTACATAATAAATAAAACTATTTAAAAATTATACAATATGTTTTAATAAGTCGTTCATGTATATAGTCCCCCTACATTTTAAATCATTTATTATATAAATTGAAGTATGAAACTATCTTCTATAAAAGCATTAATCGTATTACAAACTGAAGAATCTTTCTTTTCAGACCCAAATGTTGTTCAAACTATTATTGCTGTAATTGTTATCCTACTCGGACTTGCTCATCTATTTCGAATAGAAAGATTTAACGGTTTTGGTTGGATTGTTAGTCCTGCCAGTACCAAGCAAAGAGATTGGTTAAATTCGATAGGAGAAAAATGGTATAGCCGATTAATGGGAAGTATTTATACTTTTTTCGGGTTATTGATATTGTATTTAATATGGTGGGTTTAACATATAATAGGTTAAGAAACAAAACGTTGTAAACTAGAATAATTCAATCTAAACTAAATATTATAAAATGGGATTAAAAGACATGTTTATCAATCTAATGCGAAAAGTTGATACCGGTTTTGATACGGAAGACTACACATACGAGCAGCTGAAAGAAATGGAAGGCAAAGGTTATGATGTAAAAGAATTGCTTGAAAAATATGAAAAAGGAGAAAATAAAAATCAACTATTAGATCGTATTAGATTCGAAAATGTTGAAATGGAAAAAAGTAAAATTCCTAATCCTACAGATGTTGGTTTACTAAAGCCATTCATGTATTCAAGAATTGATATTAATTCTGAATTGTTTAAGAAAAGCATGTCGGCACCATTAATAGGTAAAGACAAATGGTTAGAAAAAGTAAAACAAGGTGAAGTTATTTTATCTACAGTAATTCAATGCGCGCCACAATTATGGGAAGTAAATAAAGATGTTGGCTATGGTATGCTAGTTTGTGCATTGGTTGAAGATGGGGAGTTCAAGAACAACCCTTTATTCTTAAAAGCAATTAGTGAGCTTCTAAATGATTTTAGAGATGAAGAAGAGGAAGATTTATCTGAAAGTTTGTCAAAACAAATGATAAGACTATATGATGATTTAGATAATCCAGATTCTACATTCGACATTAAACTTGATCAAACCCTATTAGATGCCTATGACTTTGAATTCGATAATAAAAAGGTTAGCTCAAATGATATAAGGGTAGCAACAATAGGCTTCTCTGATAGTCAAAATGAAAAATTACCAAGAAAAGCTTTGGGCTCTGATGGGCTACTACCGTTTATAGCTTTTAATGATAGAAACGAGTTTCATGTCAACAATTATAAAGTTGTGCATGGTTCGTTATACAGCATTTAAAATTAAAGAAAGTAGTAATGTCAATAGTCCCATAAAATCATTTGTGAGACTATTTTTTTTTGAAAAATTATAAAGAATGGATAAAGAAATTTATAAAAAGAAATTTAACGAGGAAGATGCTGTCGGTTGGTTATCAATAGACAATGCTTTAGAGAAAGTGTATGGTAAAACCGAACCAAAACATTACGGCCCTTTATGTGGCATGCATTATTCAATTGGCGGTACTGATCCCATAGATGGTGCTAGTATTTATGAGGCCACAAATCAAGAGCCTCATAAACATATTGTAAGTTATGGTATGTCCGAGCTATATTATAATGAAGATAAAACAGACGAAGAATTTAGTAAATGGGGATTTGAATTTACCTTTAGACTAAGGCCTTTTAAAGAAGATAAAGACGAACCTATTTGGGCAATTCAAGTAATGAATAACCTAGCTCGTTATGTTTTTGAAAGCGGAAAATGGTTTGAAGAAAATCATTTCATACCTGCAAACGGACCTATTCGTTTAAATACAGATACAAAAATTGTAGGTTTTGTATTTGCCATAGACCCAGAACTAGGTACTATAGAAACACCACACGGCGAAGTTGCTTTTTTACAACTAGTAGGCATCACAGAAAATGAAGTAGAACGATTAAAAGCTAACCCTAAAACTACCGAAGTAGAAAAACTAATTAATGAATTAAAGAAAGATAATCCGTTATTGATAACAGATTTGGGTAGAGAATAACTGGTATAATTAATCTGAAATATTTTAAAATAACCCTCTTGAAAAAGATTACCATGATTGAAAAAATAGCTGAATTTGAGACACTTACAAAATTAGAAGCTTATTTGTTTCAACAAACTAATATAGAAGATTTAAGAAGTAAACTTTTAAGCGAATTCTCAAAATATGCTGATTATAAAAATGCAGAAGAGTGGAATAAAGCTGTACGTATTTGTGAAAGTTTAGCAATTGTTGGTTGGGGTGATAACGAACCAGTAGAAGCATTAAGAGGAATGTTCTTTAATGGTAACCCAATGACTTATTTTCTTAATAGGTTTGGAGAATTTCGGTTTGTTGATGCTATTTGGTCAAAAAGAAAAGATGGCTTTACAATGGAGCAAGGTAGAACTAGTTTCCATGCAAGTGCTAATGATAGCCAGCAACGAGAAACTATTTTATCTGATTACATTACAAAAGAACATATTCAAGATATTAAACTATTAAGTCAGCGAAATTGGATACCTAAAAACCCAATAAGAATTAGAGCAGGACTTAGTAATTGTTATGAAAATTCTAAGCCGGTAATCGAGTCATTACAAAAAGACCTTCAAATAGCATTAAACAGAAAAATGCAGCCTGAAAAATATGGTAGAAGTGTTAATAGGATTATTATAACCTGTTCATTTAGTTTTTTTGACGACAACCATTGTAAGACTAACTATATCATAAAAGAAAGTAACAAAAAAATAAGCAGTAAAAATGCTTATGTAGAAATACAAAAAATGTTTTCAAAAAAAGAAATTGAAGAAAACGGCTATTTTTTGAGGAATAGAATTGAGTATGGACCTTTTAGAAAAGATACAGGAAGAACCCGAATTACAATACATTTTGAAAAAGGATTTAGTGAATTAACGCATTCAGAACAAAGAGATAAATTAGGCAAATATTTTTTAGTAGCCTTAAATAAGACTTCTGATAAATTGAAGAAGAAATTAGATTATGATTTTGAGCTAATGATGAGTGATTTTACAGGAATCTTGAATGATTGGAAAAAACACCATTACAACATAAATGATATATAAAGTATTCACAAGTAATTTATTATCTTCCACAGGTTGAATTTATTGAAAAGATTAATTTTTTCAATAGAAAGAATTAATGACCATAAGGTTTTAAAAATGAAAAATAAAAAGTATTTCGTCTTTATAATTATAGCAATGATTTGTGTTAACTGTATCGCTCAAAATCAAGAATACATAGTAACTTTTGATAATGATACAATTTATGGTAAGGTGAAACGGAAAATAGATTATGGAACCCTTTACGTTGAATATAATTTTAAGTTTAAAGACAATAACAAAAAGAAAAGCGTAATAAAACCCAATGAAGTAAGACTATTTCACACTATCGATGGTCAAGACGGAGATGCTTATTTCGTATCAAGAGATAAACATTTCTTTTTAGAAAGAATTTTTGAAGGAAAAATTAAATTTTATAAGTCTGTCGGTGACGCTACGGGCGATTCCCCTACATTTTATTATATAAAAGATAACTCCATTCTTAGGTCAACAAAGGTTGGTCATACATTTGCAAGAAAAACTGCACACACGCAAATTCGTAAATTATTAGAAGATAAACCCGAATTACTTGTGGAATTTGATACCCTAAAAGGGAGCTTGGAAAACATAAAATATATTATTGAAAAATATAATAATGGTGAGTAACAAACTTATTAAAAAGGATTTTAATGTTGACCTTGCCTAAATTCTAAAATTTTAAATAGTTAGCCTTGTATTTAATTTGATATAAATGAGCTCTACCCCTATAAAAATCATTACCGGTCTTATCCTATTGGCGCTAAATCTTACGGCTTGTAATTCTCCTGCAACTATATCTGGTACTTTAGAAGGTCTAGAAAAAGAAAACACTAAAATCTACTTAATTCAACCAGATGACCTACAGCATGTGGCAGCAAGTTATTTAGGGAAAGTCATAGACTCCGCCATTGTAAATAGTGATAGTAGTTTTGAGTTCCACATCCCACCAACTACTAAAGAACCGGTTTTGTTAGAATTAGCCGTTCAGCCTACTGATAAGGCGGGTAATTATTTACTAACCGACAATCCAAACAAGGCTAACTATATGCCTATTGTTTGGCAATTCGGAGAGCCAATTCAAGTCGCAGCGCAGTTTGATGAATTTCAAAAAAGTTTTACGATAGAAAATCCTTCAGATTTGAATAACGCTTTGTTAGCGGTAAGAGATATCAAAGCGAAGGCTTACCAAACCTATCTTGCCGATAAGCATTGGAATGTAGAAGACGGCGATGAATTAATGGCAAAAGAGTATGCCATTTCACAATACAAGTCAGCGTTAATGACCTTTGCAGATAGCACTCCTTATCTTCTAACAGCATTGGTAGCGTTAAGATGGGTAAGTCCAGAAAACGATTACGAACGCGTGCCTGAATTTTTAGTGAATCAATGTACGAAGTGGAAAGAAAAAGAATCCGGTCATCCGTGGGTAAAACAACTCTGTAATAAAAGTGAACCAGCTAATTTGCCTGTATTAATCGGAGTTAAATTCCCGAACATTCAGTTTCCAATGATGGCAAAAGATACGGTAAACCTTAAAGATATGTTAGGCAAACAACTTACTATTATAGACTTATGGGCATCTTGGTGTGCTCCTTGCAGATTAGAGAACCGTAATGTTCTAGTACCGCTTTATGAGGAGTATTATGACCAAGGTTTACAAATTGTTGCCTATGCCCTAGAAAGTGATGAAGCAGCCTGGAAAACCGCTGCAAAGCTCGATGGCGCAGGTCGTTGGCTACAATCTTCAGATTTACAAGGTGACGATGCTCCTTTTTTAAAGAAAATACGTGTTCGTACCATTCCTGCGAACTTTATTCTCGATAGTAACGGAGTGGTCATAGCTAAAAATATACATGGCCAAGATTTGATTGATTTGGTGAGAAGTAGTTTTGGAAAGTAATATTGAAAAACTATTAGAAACTAGGTAGCTCCTTTCCTTTAGAACCATAATAAACCATTACCCTTATCGTTAATAAATTGATAACAACCCATATTTTGAGTGCTTGCATTCAATTTTTGAAAGAACGAACTTCATTATCATCCGCTAAAAAGAATTGAAACTCTTCTTAGCTCCATGTTAGCAGTAATTTATCTCATTTCGAAGGGGAATTAATTACATTGAGTTAATGTTTAAAGAAAGAATTATTACTGAAAGCAAAAAACACTAACAACTGATTTTTTACACCATAAAAAACATTAGTCAGACATTTATACAAAAATGAATAAAAACACTTTTTTAATTGCGATTTTAACTTTACTAAATATATGTTGTACTAATTCACAAGAACATAAAACCGATTATTATAAACAGATTTTTAGTCTTAAGAATATAGAATATGAAAAAATTGAATCATTTATAATAATCGAAGAATATGTCTACGACAACGATATTGAAAACAACAAGAGAATTGGAATAGTAATTTGTAATACAAATGATAATTCAGAAACCTTCACATACTCAATAAACTTAAAAAAAGAAAGCTCGTTGAAATTATCTGATGATTTTGATGACGAAAAAAGTTCTCATATGTTTGAGAGAGGATTTATTTTTCAATTAGCAATAACAAATTTTAAAGGACTTCTTGAATTAGAAAAAATAAATCCAAATGAAAAAGATGGATTAAACTATGTGATTACCTATTTTGATAAAAATAAAATTAAAGAATTGAGAGAAATTAATTTATACGACGTAGTAATTAAGGAACAAAAAAAATAAAACTATTGCTAGTCGAGAGGATGGCTCCGCCATCAAATGACGGAGTGCACTCCACACCACCGCACATACGGGTCTCGTTTACGGCGGTTCGCAATCCATCTTTTCAAGTGCTCTTTACACCAATTGAAACTATTCTGTATTTTTTCAAAAGGCTACAGATTTTCTTGGGAATCGGTCACCCAATTAGTGAAAATCAATGCTCCCATGGTAATTTCCAGAAGGATAGCGTTCAGTCCTTTCCCACTTGTGAGACCTATGCAGTTTATTACACCTCGTTTCTAGTAGGTACTATGACTTCGGCTGATTTTTCTATTACACCAACGGTAGTCCCTTTTTTCTGCCCTACTATTCTTGTTACAAAACCGATAACGAAACCAACCAACTACCCCCTATTCTTCGCCTCAATCCATTTGCTCAAAATCTTATGACTAGTTAAGAAAACACTAGTTTTCATATCACTATTGAAAATTATGAAAGTGACATTTAGTAGTAACATGGTTTCACCTAGTTAAAACTAAAGTTGTAATTTGTAAAAACTCACAGTTACGATGAACAATGAAAGCATATCTTAAAACCTTCGATCTATTTAGTGCAGAAGAAATTGACGAATTCTTATTTCTCACAACTACTAGAGAATTAAAAAAGAATGATTTTTTTATTCATAGAGATGAAGTGTGTGACAATTTATCTTTCGTGAAATCGGGAATTTTTCGTTCGTTCTATTTTTCAAATACTGATGATGAAATAACCTATTGCTTCACTTTTCCTGATCATTTACTAATGGCTTATTCTTCATTTATTTCACAAGAAAAATCTGAAGAAAATATTCAAGCGCTAACAGATGCTGAGATTATATCAATACCTAAAACTACATTAGATACTTTAGCAAAATCAAATAGTAATTGGCTTTTGTTTTTAAAAATTATTGCTGAAAAAGAGTATGTGGAGCTAGAAAAATGGATTTTCAATCATCAAAAAGATAAAGCGCAACAACGGTATTTAGATTTGATAACCAAGCAGCCCAAATACATACAAGAAATTCCGCTTTATTTTATAGCCTCGTATTTAGGAATTACCCAAAGGCATCTCAGCAGAATTAGGGCAAATATATCTTATTAGACAAATGTCCTACTCATAAACCTTTTGCTCGTAATAAATTTGCATATAATTTTTAACTAAAAATATATATCATATGAAAACAATATTATTAATAGGAGCTAACGGAAAAATGGGACAAGCAGCCTTAACAGGTTTTGGTAAGCACAAAGTAATAACTGCCGGTCGTTCTACCGATAACAATGATTATCAAGTAGATATTACTAACGTAGAATCATTAAGAAAACTATATAAAGATGTAGGTCATTTTGATGCAGTTGTAAATACAGTGGGCGTTTGTGAATACGCCAATTTCACCGAAATGACCGAAGAACAATGGATGAGTACCATTATGAGCAAAATGATGGGACAAATAAACATTGTACGTATTGGTCAAGAATACATTGCTGACAACGGATCATTCACCCTGATAACAGGAATTTTAAATGTAAAACCAATACCTTCTGCCATTGCAGATGCTACGACAAGCGGCGCCATAGATACTTTTGTTAAGTGTGTAGCTTTAGAAATGCCACGAGGCATACGTATTAACTCAATTAACCCAACAGTATTAGAAGAAGCTTGGGATGTTTATGGTGAAATGATGCCTGGTTTTCAACCTGTACCAGGGGCTTTAGTAGGAAAAGCTTTTGAGCGTTCTGTAGACGGATTCATTACTGGCCAAGTAATCTTTGTAGATGCTTAAGTAGAAACTGCATAATAGCTACTCATAAGAGCAGCTAAGAATTAAACTTTTGGTTTAACTCTTAGCTGCTATTTTTTTATTATGATTTTTAAACATGTAACCATTAACATTTTAGTACTTTGCTGCCCCTAAAATTGATTGTCCGGTTTATCAGCTTTTTCGTTGATAAATTAAATACAACTCCTATTGTAAGTAGTTGCATTCAATTTTTGAAAGAACGAACTTCATTATCATCCGCAAAAAAGAAATGAAACTCTTTTTAATTCTAGGTTTACTGCAAAGTTGAAAAAAGAAACCTAAACTATTATATAAAAAAGATCGTTAATACAATAAATAGAGCCTCATTTTATCTATTAGACAATTTTAAAGAAAAATTTAAAAAATGAAGCAAAGTAAAATAAGATGTTCATTTGTAACTTTATGTTTTTTAGATTATTTATTCTATAGCCTTTCTTCTATTTTAATTTACACTTTAATTGGACGAATTCACATGAATGATTTTTCATTTGAATTAAAAGATTTATTGATTATTCCCGCATCGCCAATTGCAATTTTGTGGATTGAGAGTATTCCCTTTTTCTTATTCTTTAATTTGATATTGGCATATATTTTAATATTCAAATTTAAAAGAAGAATACTCTCTGTATTTATAATTTCAACACTAGCTGCTCACCTTATGCAGTATCTTGTACTATATTTTATTGATTTTAACAAGTATTCTCATATAAGCATGAGCCATGATACTTTGACTTTCGATAAAATTTTTGTGATGATACCCAGTGTACTTATTAGTATATTGATAGTTTGGTTAATAAAAAGAAAGAGTTGCAATTTGAGCATTGAATTAGAAAATTAGATTTAATCGTATTCCCCAAAATATTAAAATATTTACTGATTGCAATTGAAAATTCAAAAACCCATTTGCAAACAAAGAACTGAGGTGAAAAACAAACCAATTCTTCTTTAAGCTAATACAAAACTATTCTAGATCAAGCGATTTTAAATCAGATCCACTGCATTTTTTAATAGGCAATAACAAAGTGGTAATAGCTAAAAAAATTACATGGCCAAGATTTGATGGATTTAGTGAAAAGTAGCATTGAAAAGTAATTTAGAAGTACAGTTAGAAACTGAGTAGCTCATTTCTCTTAAAACCATAATAAACTATTACCCTTTTCGTTAATAAATTGAATACAACTCCTATTGTAAGTAATTGTATTCAATTTTTGAAAGAACGAACTTCGATATCACCTTCTAAAAGGACCTTGTACTGAGTTTGCCGAAGTATTGAAACTCTTCTTAGCTCCGTGACATAACACACTAAAACCACCAAGTAATGCGTATTTTAAAAAAAACAAACCTAATAACATACATCTATTTAGTTGTATTCATTTTTTTATCTTCTTGCAAAACAGAGGAAGATAAATATCCAGAAATGGATGTTTTTGAACCAAACATGAAAGGTGACTTTATATTTGAGGAAATTGATGCAATTCCCTGGTACCATAGAGATACAGATGAATATGTTTTTTTTCTCACTAATAATTCAATACCTGAAAGTAAGGTCTTGATCTATAATAAAAAAACCAAAAAATTATATAAAAC harbors:
- a CDS encoding Crp/Fnr family transcriptional regulator, with protein sequence MKAYLKTFDLFSAEEIDEFLFLTTTRELKKNDFFIHRDEVCDNLSFVKSGIFRSFYFSNTDDEITYCFTFPDHLLMAYSSFISQEKSEENIQALTDAEIISIPKTTLDTLAKSNSNWLLFLKIIAEKEYVELEKWIFNHQKDKAQQRYLDLITKQPKYIQEIPLYFIASYLGITQRHLSRIRANISY
- a CDS encoding short chain dehydrogenase — its product is MKTILLIGANGKMGQAALTGFGKHKVITAGRSTDNNDYQVDITNVESLRKLYKDVGHFDAVVNTVGVCEYANFTEMTEEQWMSTIMSKMMGQINIVRIGQEYIADNGSFTLITGILNVKPIPSAIADATTSGAIDTFVKCVALEMPRGIRINSINPTVLEEAWDVYGEMMPGFQPVPGALVGKAFERSVDGFITGQVIFVDA
- a CDS encoding suppressor of fused domain protein codes for the protein MDKEIYKKKFNEEDAVGWLSIDNALEKVYGKTEPKHYGPLCGMHYSIGGTDPIDGASIYEATNQEPHKHIVSYGMSELYYNEDKTDEEFSKWGFEFTFRLRPFKEDKDEPIWAIQVMNNLARYVFESGKWFEENHFIPANGPIRLNTDTKIVGFVFAIDPELGTIETPHGEVAFLQLVGITENEVERLKANPKTTEVEKLINELKKDNPLLITDLGRE
- a CDS encoding TlpA family protein disulfide reductase, producing the protein MSSTPIKIITGLILLALNLTACNSPATISGTLEGLEKENTKIYLIQPDDLQHVAASYLGKVIDSAIVNSDSSFEFHIPPTTKEPVLLELAVQPTDKAGNYLLTDNPNKANYMPIVWQFGEPIQVAAQFDEFQKSFTIENPSDLNNALLAVRDIKAKAYQTYLADKHWNVEDGDELMAKEYAISQYKSALMTFADSTPYLLTALVALRWVSPENDYERVPEFLVNQCTKWKEKESGHPWVKQLCNKSEPANLPVLIGVKFPNIQFPMMAKDTVNLKDMLGKQLTIIDLWASWCAPCRLENRNVLVPLYEEYYDQGLQIVAYALESDEAAWKTAAKLDGAGRWLQSSDLQGDDAPFLKKIRVRTIPANFILDSNGVVIAKNIHGQDLIDLVRSSFGK
- a CDS encoding cystathionine beta-synthase, which produces MEAIRMKSYIKDVLENMPSDWLNLTTHRLDIYNEELAKVQFLNQFENLAKENNSDTAALRNLPTAYDYIRLGHPLSCVLEWAIGNLNNLAPDQVISFLSKTTPILSILRTNLLKNRNTLIAYTGELPSSFDEAVLRTVYGYTFELKKVDNVADIVAFDGSTIFVSNQEEIAAVDLNLNIDFYVNLHGDLGSVLLVNGEHNKTYISDIQHVRRRETVAMTPANCLAALQSLVKQPSSDIQKSNAAENKAVVLDLIREVSSTNTTPLVASSGLSIQYAIMMGLVDHAMEYHKGKAIKIVVPPNCYGGTNDQARRVAACSDAIEIVDLPVDGDNDMVQSIAIVLDKLAKEDAIPFIIAEIPTNPRVEVPDVHKLRDVLSAKRKTASGSEAMDPVFILDQTFCPNVHFLGDADILSSVRTISFASGSKFPSGGKCTAGYCIANKIAEPLMDKIALHLSICDNEATDLQYEILAKQMPSMIQRIHDAYVNTLDFVNYIKKTLPAAKINFVSEELANEGFTPSVFSLDLPTKGDSPQERETYKREMNHRLINLMITEIPNESKYCVSYGQLNGCYWTIPATSTQGTTKEDDKDYIARVSLSPNMDVELHKKVFLKFVKLFEKGYSI